The Leadbettera azotonutricia ZAS-9 genome has a window encoding:
- a CDS encoding L-fucose/L-arabinose isomerase family protein, protein MSQNIPDVKLGIIAVSRDCFVLSLSETRRKAVVSACTKKGVSIFEAKTTVENEKDAVKAVEEVTKAGCNALVVFLGNFGPETPETLIAQWFKGPVLYAAAAEDTGKDLINGRGDAYCGMLNCSYNLGLRKLKAVIPEYPVGDPKGIAAMIGDFVPVARALIGISRLKIITFGPRPQDFFACNAPIKGLYDIGVEIEENSELDLLVSFRNHKGDKRIDAVAKDMAKELGAGSQYPDLLPKLAQFELTLLDWAEAHKGARDYVAFADKCWPAFPSEFGFVPCYVNSRLASRGIPVSCEVDIYGALSEYIGACITGDAVTLLDINNSVPLDLYTSDIKPKYKKYTIQDVFMGFHCGNTPICKLKKEKNTALKFQLIQNRTLEGGKKPDFTRGTLEGDIAAGEITFYRLHGGPDGSLQAYIAQGEVLPVATRSFGGIGVFAIPEMGRFYRHVLIAKHYPHHGAVAFGKFGKALFTVFDYLGVPDIAYNQPKGTLYKTENPFA, encoded by the coding sequence ATGAGCCAGAATATTCCTGATGTGAAGCTGGGGATCATTGCTGTATCCCGCGACTGCTTCGTCCTTTCGCTTTCCGAAACCCGCAGGAAGGCGGTGGTTTCGGCCTGTACCAAAAAAGGCGTTTCTATTTTCGAAGCCAAGACTACGGTAGAGAATGAAAAAGACGCCGTAAAAGCGGTGGAGGAAGTTACCAAAGCGGGCTGCAATGCCCTGGTGGTATTCCTGGGGAACTTCGGCCCCGAGACCCCCGAGACCCTCATTGCCCAATGGTTCAAGGGCCCGGTGCTGTACGCCGCCGCTGCCGAAGACACCGGCAAGGATCTTATCAACGGGCGGGGCGACGCCTACTGCGGCATGCTCAACTGCTCCTACAATCTCGGGCTGCGCAAGCTCAAGGCAGTTATCCCCGAGTACCCCGTGGGCGACCCTAAAGGTATCGCCGCCATGATCGGGGACTTTGTCCCTGTGGCCCGGGCTCTCATCGGCATTTCCCGCCTCAAGATCATCACCTTCGGCCCCAGGCCCCAGGACTTCTTTGCCTGCAATGCCCCCATCAAGGGCCTCTACGACATTGGCGTGGAAATAGAAGAAAACTCGGAGCTGGATCTTTTGGTGAGCTTCCGCAATCACAAGGGCGACAAGCGCATCGACGCGGTTGCCAAAGACATGGCCAAGGAACTTGGCGCAGGAAGCCAGTACCCCGACCTCCTCCCCAAGCTTGCCCAGTTTGAATTGACCCTCCTTGACTGGGCAGAAGCCCACAAGGGCGCACGGGACTATGTGGCCTTTGCCGACAAGTGCTGGCCGGCCTTCCCCAGCGAATTCGGCTTTGTGCCCTGCTATGTGAACAGCCGCCTCGCGTCCCGAGGCATCCCCGTAAGCTGCGAAGTGGATATCTACGGCGCGCTCTCGGAATACATCGGCGCCTGCATCACTGGCGACGCGGTGACCCTTCTGGACATCAACAACTCGGTGCCTTTGGATCTCTACACTTCAGACATCAAACCCAAGTACAAAAAGTACACCATCCAGGATGTGTTCATGGGTTTCCACTGCGGGAACACCCCCATCTGCAAGCTCAAGAAAGAAAAGAACACGGCCCTCAAATTCCAGCTTATTCAGAACCGGACCCTGGAAGGAGGCAAGAAGCCCGACTTTACACGCGGCACCCTCGAAGGGGACATTGCCGCCGGGGAGATCACGTTCTACAGGCTTCATGGAGGCCCCGACGGTTCGCTCCAGGCTTATATCGCCCAGGGCGAAGTGCTTCCCGTGGCTACCCGTTCATTCGGCGGCATCGGCGTTTTTGCAATCCCCGAAATGGGCCGTTTCTACAGGCATGTGCTTATTGCCAAGCACTATCCCCACCATGGGGCAGTGGCCTTCGGCAAATTCGGCAAAGCCCTTTTCACGGTCTTTGACTACCTCGGCGTGCCGGACATTGCGTATAACCAGCCCAAAGGAACTCTCTACAAGACCGAGAATCCCTTCGCCTGA
- a CDS encoding alpha/beta fold hydrolase: MYARVNGIKLFFDVDGKELEPEGNAMKRKPVCFILHGGPGDDHSSYKPALDPLTKYMQLVYIDFRGSGRSDYPDDSTYTVKQNVLDIEALRIYLGLERIAVFGQSYGGIVAQAYGIAYPQSASALMLLTTTSNHRAFERAREELKKRGSPDQIAMAEKYLWPGKFPDNETYLAYYKLFANMYTLKPVNIPAFNEAMGRAVLSYKALNRGFGGDLQSFDFDKELCKISCPCLLIGGRQDWVTPIACTQEMSVLIPDCRTVIIEDSSHIVLGDQYEKTMEAIINFVSERLYCGNLT; this comes from the coding sequence ATGTACGCCAGGGTAAATGGCATCAAACTATTTTTCGATGTGGACGGCAAGGAGCTGGAACCCGAGGGCAATGCCATGAAGCGCAAGCCTGTGTGCTTCATACTCCATGGCGGGCCCGGCGACGATCACAGCTCTTACAAACCTGCACTCGATCCTCTCACAAAGTATATGCAGCTTGTGTACATAGATTTCAGGGGAAGCGGGCGCAGCGATTATCCTGACGATAGCACTTATACTGTCAAACAGAATGTGCTGGACATCGAAGCGTTGCGAATCTACTTGGGGCTTGAAAGGATAGCTGTCTTCGGACAGTCCTACGGGGGCATAGTAGCCCAGGCTTATGGCATCGCATATCCGCAAAGCGCTTCGGCACTCATGCTTCTTACTACCACCTCCAATCACCGGGCTTTTGAAAGGGCCAGGGAAGAGCTCAAAAAGCGGGGAAGCCCCGATCAGATCGCCATGGCTGAGAAATATCTCTGGCCCGGGAAATTCCCGGACAACGAAACGTACCTTGCCTATTACAAACTCTTTGCAAACATGTATACCCTGAAGCCTGTGAACATCCCTGCTTTTAACGAAGCCATGGGAAGGGCCGTGCTTTCGTACAAGGCCCTGAACCGCGGTTTTGGCGGGGATCTTCAAAGCTTTGACTTTGACAAGGAGCTTTGCAAAATAAGCTGCCCCTGCCTCCTCATCGGGGGCAGGCAGGACTGGGTTACTCCCATTGCCTGCACCCAGGAGATGAGCGTCCTCATACCGGACTGCCGCACCGTGATTATTGAGGACTCAAGCCACATCGTGCTGGGCGATCAATATGAGAAGACCATGGAAGCTATCATCAACTTTGTCTCCGAAAGGCTTTACTGCGGAAACTTGACATAA
- a CDS encoding zinc dependent phospholipase C family protein, translating to MPSQILHTLFGEDVIAEIYRRLVPRFGLVAAKALEKISQNYLQPFFLGCQGPDIFYHSQMTRPVGLEYGTLLHRRGAGIFTAGLLKMGLPDPAPDEEDIRLHRREKGINALGAYALGFMTHALLDRACHPYIVYKSGWVSPRRPETLRYAKAHAFFERIIDALMLKIARGQETSSWDQEKALAEVCENPPLGLKELLARALVLAFPERAGRDAKLASRIDNTFADCAGFYRLTAPSKTMPGAGEALHPELLGLIYPVELPEDIDFLNLKHEAWFYPTPRGLEYQSSFPEIYSSAVETATDSIAPVITKYLASGIFPILEAAQAIGNGGLSIHDESGKPCAPTRAAPLPLDRVLEQQARIRGMPA from the coding sequence ATGCCGTCTCAGATACTCCATACCCTTTTTGGGGAAGATGTGATAGCCGAGATATACCGGCGCCTGGTTCCCCGTTTTGGGCTTGTGGCCGCAAAAGCCCTGGAAAAGATAAGCCAGAACTACCTCCAGCCGTTTTTCCTGGGCTGCCAGGGGCCGGACATCTTTTACCATAGCCAGATGACCAGGCCGGTGGGCCTTGAGTACGGCACTCTTTTGCACCGCCGGGGCGCCGGCATCTTCACCGCAGGGCTTCTCAAAATGGGCCTCCCTGACCCTGCCCCCGACGAAGAGGACATACGGCTCCACCGCAGGGAGAAAGGCATCAACGCCCTGGGGGCCTATGCTTTGGGCTTCATGACCCATGCCCTGCTGGATCGGGCCTGCCATCCCTACATCGTCTACAAGTCCGGATGGGTTTCCCCCCGGAGGCCGGAAACCCTCCGCTACGCCAAGGCCCATGCTTTTTTTGAGAGGATTATAGATGCGCTCATGCTTAAAATAGCGAGAGGCCAGGAAACCTCTTCATGGGATCAGGAAAAGGCATTGGCGGAAGTATGCGAAAACCCTCCCCTGGGCCTGAAGGAGCTTCTGGCCAGGGCGCTTGTCCTTGCCTTCCCCGAGAGGGCAGGCAGGGATGCAAAACTGGCCAGCCGCATAGACAACACCTTTGCCGACTGTGCAGGGTTTTACCGGCTCACAGCCCCGTCAAAAACCATGCCCGGGGCAGGGGAGGCCCTGCACCCGGAACTTCTCGGGCTGATTTACCCTGTGGAGCTTCCGGAGGATATAGATTTTCTCAATTTAAAGCACGAAGCCTGGTTCTATCCCACGCCCCGTGGGCTGGAGTATCAAAGCTCATTCCCCGAAATTTACAGCAGCGCCGTAGAAACTGCCACTGATTCCATTGCCCCGGTAATAACCAAATACCTTGCCTCGGGCATCTTCCCCATCCTGGAGGCTGCCCAAGCCATAGGCAATGGCGGCCTTTCCATCCACGATGAATCCGGCAAGCCCTGCGCGCCTACGCGAGCAGCGCCCCTGCCGCTTGACAGGGTGCTGGAACAGCAGGCCCGGATTAGAGGCATGCCTGCATGA
- a CDS encoding DNA primase family protein has protein sequence MAEPVGDESIYYRLKELKEGTIQYTDTSNALRLVREHGKDIRYNAAWKKWVVWTDNHWQIDEGFLIHDKGLAVIHSIYDQMLKTDDYRDRMEIEKYALQSEALRRRKAFIESASLMKEMNITSTDVDKDPWLFNVENGTIDLRKNEFREHRREDMITKIAQVHYDEKADCPVWKQFIREVMDYKGELIEFLQRAAGWALTGDTSEQTMFILFGSGANGKSTFLNVLMKLLGDYAIAASTETFMKRSGDQISNDIARLRGTRFVVTSEAEQGKRLSEPLIKQITGTDAMTARFLYGEYFEFIPTFKIFMASNHKPMIKGTDNGIWRRIKLIPFITTIAPEKQDKHLEQKLMEEGPGILNWLIAGCQYWFKTGLAAPAVVTSATEEYRSEMDVLGAFIKECCIQSPGVSVQARELFKAYQEWCEENNERAFSERFMAMRLKEMGLEKWRTAEARFWRGIMLKAELS, from the coding sequence ATGGCAGAACCAGTAGGGGATGAATCGATTTATTATAGGCTGAAAGAGCTTAAAGAGGGGACAATCCAGTATACCGATACCAGTAACGCTTTGCGTCTGGTGCGGGAGCATGGGAAGGACATCCGGTATAATGCGGCATGGAAAAAATGGGTGGTGTGGACCGATAACCATTGGCAGATTGACGAGGGGTTCTTGATCCATGACAAGGGGCTGGCGGTTATCCACAGTATTTATGACCAAATGCTTAAAACTGACGATTACCGGGATAGGATGGAGATTGAAAAATACGCCTTGCAGAGTGAAGCCCTGCGGCGGCGTAAGGCGTTTATTGAATCGGCATCGCTGATGAAGGAGATGAACATTACCAGTACGGATGTTGATAAAGACCCGTGGCTGTTCAACGTGGAGAACGGGACTATTGATCTGCGGAAGAATGAATTCCGGGAACACCGCCGGGAGGATATGATTACCAAGATTGCCCAGGTGCATTATGACGAAAAAGCGGATTGCCCGGTCTGGAAGCAGTTTATCCGGGAGGTTATGGACTACAAGGGCGAACTGATCGAATTTCTCCAGCGGGCGGCGGGATGGGCTTTGACGGGGGATACCTCGGAACAGACCATGTTTATTTTGTTCGGCTCCGGTGCGAATGGGAAAAGCACGTTTTTGAATGTGCTGATGAAACTCCTGGGGGATTATGCGATTGCGGCTTCCACGGAAACGTTTATGAAAAGGAGCGGGGACCAGATTAGCAATGATATTGCACGGCTGCGGGGAACCCGGTTTGTGGTAACTTCCGAAGCGGAACAGGGGAAGCGGCTTTCGGAACCCTTGATTAAGCAGATTACCGGGACGGATGCTATGACCGCCCGCTTTCTGTACGGGGAGTATTTTGAATTTATTCCGACCTTTAAAATTTTTATGGCAAGTAACCACAAGCCGATGATCAAGGGGACGGATAACGGGATTTGGCGGCGGATTAAGCTGATCCCCTTTATTACGACCATTGCGCCGGAGAAACAGGACAAACATCTGGAACAGAAACTGATGGAGGAGGGGCCGGGGATTTTGAACTGGCTTATTGCGGGGTGCCAATACTGGTTTAAGACGGGGCTTGCGGCCCCGGCGGTTGTCACTTCCGCTACGGAGGAGTACCGCAGTGAAATGGATGTGCTGGGGGCGTTTATAAAAGAGTGCTGTATCCAGTCGCCGGGGGTTTCTGTCCAGGCACGGGAACTGTTCAAGGCGTACCAGGAATGGTGTGAGGAAAACAATGAACGAGCCTTTAGTGAGCGGTTCATGGCTATGCGGCTGAAGGAAATGGGGCTTGAGAAGTGGCGGACGGCGGAGGCCCGGTTCTGGCGGGGGATTATGCTTAAAGCGGAGTTGTCGTAG
- the gpmI gene encoding 2,3-bisphosphoglycerate-independent phosphoglycerate mutase produces the protein MVEALKKNPNWKKRKGPVVLVIMDGVGYGKYKEGDAVADSKMNHLDAITAKSPHTKLKAHGKAVGLPSDDDMGNSEVGHNAMGCGRVFNQGAALVSKSIETGAMFQGQAWKEIVENAKKSGGAVHFIGLFSDGNVHSHLDHLKAMIKQAKKEGVKKVRIHTLFDGRDVGETSALEYIDPFEAFLKEQSDGSFDARIASGGGRMWITMDRYGADWSMVERGWAVHVHGEGRQFKNAREAVETYRKEIPGIIDQDLKEFVVAENGPTGTPAPIGAIEDGDSVVYFNFRGDRSLEITAAFEEEKFDKFDRGRRPKVCYAGMMEYDGDAHVPKRYLVSPPSIDKTMGEYLAASGVRTLAISETQKYGHVTYFFNGNRTGKFDEKLEDFVEIKSDVVPFEQRPWMKCADIADQVMEAIPSGKYDFIRLNFPNGDMVGHTGVYQAVVCSMEAMDLQIGRIAKVVEGAGGVLVITADHGNSDDMYEHDKKTGAVSLKPDGTPKAKTSHSLNPVPCIIYDPAGGNEYPHKAGEGDLNEGLGISSIAATCIQLLGFIPPVDYDRSVLKM, from the coding sequence ATGGTGGAAGCACTAAAGAAAAACCCCAATTGGAAAAAACGGAAGGGCCCCGTAGTCCTGGTGATCATGGACGGCGTGGGCTACGGCAAGTATAAAGAAGGGGATGCGGTGGCGGATTCCAAGATGAATCATCTGGACGCCATTACCGCGAAAAGCCCCCATACAAAGCTCAAGGCCCACGGCAAAGCGGTGGGCCTCCCTTCCGACGACGATATGGGCAACAGCGAGGTAGGGCATAACGCCATGGGATGCGGCAGGGTTTTTAACCAGGGCGCGGCTCTGGTTTCCAAATCCATAGAGACAGGGGCCATGTTCCAGGGCCAGGCATGGAAAGAAATCGTAGAGAACGCCAAAAAGTCCGGCGGCGCCGTTCACTTCATCGGCTTATTTTCTGATGGTAATGTGCACAGCCACCTTGACCACCTCAAGGCCATGATCAAACAGGCTAAAAAAGAAGGCGTCAAAAAGGTGAGGATTCATACCCTCTTTGACGGGCGGGACGTAGGCGAGACCTCGGCCCTGGAATACATCGACCCCTTCGAAGCCTTCCTCAAAGAGCAGAGCGATGGCAGCTTTGACGCCAGGATCGCGTCAGGCGGCGGACGCATGTGGATCACCATGGATCGCTACGGCGCTGACTGGTCAATGGTAGAACGGGGCTGGGCAGTGCATGTCCACGGCGAAGGCCGGCAGTTCAAAAACGCCAGGGAAGCGGTGGAAACCTACCGCAAGGAAATCCCCGGCATCATCGATCAGGATCTCAAAGAATTCGTGGTCGCCGAAAACGGTCCAACCGGTACTCCGGCCCCCATTGGCGCTATCGAGGACGGCGACTCGGTGGTCTACTTCAACTTCCGGGGCGACAGGTCCCTTGAAATCACCGCCGCCTTCGAAGAAGAAAAGTTCGACAAGTTCGACCGGGGCCGCAGGCCCAAGGTCTGTTATGCAGGTATGATGGAATACGACGGCGACGCCCATGTGCCCAAGCGCTACCTGGTGAGCCCGCCCTCCATCGACAAGACCATGGGCGAATACTTGGCAGCCTCCGGCGTACGCACCCTTGCCATCTCCGAAACCCAGAAGTACGGGCATGTAACCTACTTCTTCAACGGAAACCGCACAGGCAAATTCGACGAGAAGCTCGAAGACTTTGTGGAAATCAAAAGCGACGTGGTTCCCTTTGAGCAGCGCCCCTGGATGAAGTGCGCCGACATTGCCGACCAGGTGATGGAAGCCATCCCTTCGGGCAAGTATGACTTTATACGCCTCAACTTTCCTAACGGCGACATGGTGGGCCACACCGGCGTATACCAGGCTGTTGTCTGCTCCATGGAAGCCATGGACCTCCAAATTGGCCGCATCGCCAAAGTAGTGGAAGGAGCAGGTGGTGTCCTGGTCATCACTGCCGACCACGGCAACTCCGACGATATGTACGAGCACGACAAAAAGACCGGCGCAGTTTCACTCAAGCCTGACGGAACTCCAAAAGCCAAAACCAGCCACAGCCTCAACCCTGTCCCCTGCATTATTTACGATCCTGCCGGCGGGAACGAGTACCCCCACAAAGCAGGCGAAGGCGATCTTAACGAGGGCCTGGGGATTAGCAGTATTGCTGCGACTTGCATACAATTGTTGGGATTTATCCCCCCGGTAGATTACGACAGATCTGTACTGAAGATGTGA
- a CDS encoding phage head-tail connector protein: protein MENQTMGTAGSFHSLISLADFKEILGIDDRDDALSRYCLVTATYSIEQYCRRRLLISKLTEIHEYSDDPFVPLKQYPVRKILEVQKHRSWKPAVDIDPELFHCIPQCGVGEDMPFCLEIRPGVVSSPFSVRVRYVAGYKPTDAPADLASACLELAVWNMARFRGKKIGVVGGSVTVGQRANGEFLEAKMPERAKELLEPYQRRLI from the coding sequence ATGGAAAACCAAACAATGGGAACCGCAGGTTCCTTTCATTCACTGATCTCCCTTGCGGACTTTAAGGAGATCCTCGGCATTGATGACCGGGACGATGCCCTTTCCCGGTACTGTCTTGTAACCGCCACCTACAGCATAGAGCAATATTGCAGGCGGCGGCTTCTGATAAGCAAACTGACGGAAATACACGAATATTCGGACGACCCGTTTGTACCGCTGAAGCAGTACCCGGTAAGGAAAATTTTAGAGGTCCAAAAACACAGGTCCTGGAAACCCGCTGTGGACATTGATCCTGAACTGTTCCACTGCATACCGCAGTGCGGGGTTGGGGAGGATATGCCGTTTTGTCTGGAAATTCGGCCGGGAGTGGTTTCGTCACCGTTTTCGGTACGGGTGCGGTATGTGGCGGGGTATAAGCCCACGGATGCCCCGGCGGACCTGGCTTCGGCTTGCCTTGAACTGGCGGTATGGAACATGGCGCGGTTCCGGGGGAAGAAGATTGGGGTTGTAGGGGGCAGCGTTACGGTGGGCCAAAGAGCGAACGGGGAGTTTTTGGAAGCGAAGATGCCGGAGCGGGCCAAGGAACTTTTGGAGCCGTACCAGCGGAGGTTGATATGA
- a CDS encoding glycoside hydrolase family 127 protein encodes MDNSQFTMPVSLGNVEISDKFWSPFMERVRTEVIPYQWQALNDKVEGAEPSFCIRNFKVAAMMTHPELDYGFDKAIGFGGMVFQDSDLAKWIEAAAYSLVWRPDPVLEKETDDTIDIICSAQQPDGYLDTYYIIKGLDKRFSNLKDNHELYCLGHFTEAAVAYFEATGKRKMMDAFIRYIDCVDRHIGKEEGKLHGYPGHEILELALVRLYDVTKDEKHLKLARYFIDQRGQSPLYFEEETKRNGNEFYWKDSYVKYQYYQAGKPVRDQHIAEGHAVRAVYLYSGMADIARLTGDDTLIKSCSDLWENITQKQMYITGGIGQSAYGEAFSYDYDLPNDTVYAETCASIGLAFFARRMLSIAPKGSFADVLETALYNGIISGMSLDGKSFFYVNPLEVIPEANEKDRIRRHVKGVRQKWFACACCPPNLARIISSLGSYIYSVKDNALYTHLFIGSTAKAQLSGKEVTVKLETSYPWEEKVRVDFQVPGEGAKFDYAFRLPGWCRSCSVELNGAKADYKKADGYAIISREWKSGDSLSIVFDMPVNFVEANPKVRENSGKLAITRGPVVYCLEEVDNGKELFKIHADLENGKPHNLKTAWEKDLLSGIVTLSFTGKKEKDWPSDALYRPVAPAALEDKLIKCIPYYAWTNRNPGEMTVWMNK; translated from the coding sequence ATGGATAATTCACAGTTCACAATGCCGGTCTCGCTTGGAAACGTAGAGATCAGCGATAAATTCTGGAGTCCTTTCATGGAAAGGGTGCGCACCGAGGTAATACCCTACCAGTGGCAGGCGCTGAACGACAAGGTAGAGGGGGCGGAGCCCAGCTTCTGCATACGCAATTTCAAGGTTGCCGCCATGATGACCCATCCCGAGCTTGACTATGGGTTTGACAAGGCCATAGGATTCGGGGGCATGGTCTTTCAGGATTCGGATCTTGCCAAGTGGATTGAGGCCGCTGCCTATTCTCTGGTGTGGCGCCCTGATCCGGTTCTGGAAAAGGAAACCGACGATACTATCGACATTATCTGCAGTGCCCAGCAGCCCGATGGCTACCTTGATACTTATTATATAATTAAGGGCCTTGATAAGCGTTTTTCCAATTTGAAAGATAACCACGAACTCTATTGCCTCGGGCACTTTACTGAAGCCGCTGTCGCTTATTTCGAAGCGACAGGCAAGCGTAAAATGATGGATGCCTTTATCCGCTATATTGACTGCGTGGATCGCCATATCGGGAAAGAGGAGGGGAAGCTTCACGGCTATCCGGGACATGAAATCCTTGAGCTCGCCCTGGTGCGTCTTTATGATGTAACCAAGGATGAAAAGCACCTCAAGCTGGCCCGCTATTTTATAGACCAGCGGGGGCAATCTCCCCTCTATTTTGAAGAAGAGACAAAACGCAATGGCAATGAATTCTACTGGAAAGACAGTTACGTAAAATACCAGTATTACCAGGCAGGAAAGCCCGTACGGGACCAGCATATTGCCGAAGGCCACGCAGTCCGCGCAGTGTACCTCTATTCTGGCATGGCCGATATTGCCCGCCTTACAGGGGATGATACCCTTATAAAATCTTGCAGCGACCTCTGGGAAAATATTACGCAAAAACAGATGTACATTACAGGCGGCATAGGACAATCCGCTTATGGCGAAGCCTTCTCCTATGATTACGATCTTCCCAACGACACTGTCTATGCTGAAACCTGCGCTTCCATTGGGCTTGCCTTTTTTGCCCGCCGCATGCTTTCCATCGCCCCCAAAGGCAGCTTTGCCGATGTCCTCGAAACAGCCCTTTACAACGGCATTATAAGCGGCATGTCCCTGGACGGCAAAAGTTTCTTTTATGTAAATCCCCTCGAAGTGATCCCCGAGGCAAATGAAAAAGACAGGATTAGGCGCCATGTCAAAGGCGTAAGGCAGAAGTGGTTTGCCTGCGCCTGCTGCCCCCCTAACCTGGCGCGCATTATTTCTTCCCTGGGGTCTTATATCTATTCAGTCAAGGACAACGCCCTCTACACCCATCTTTTCATAGGTAGTACCGCAAAGGCCCAGCTTTCGGGCAAAGAAGTTACGGTAAAGCTTGAAACATCCTATCCTTGGGAAGAAAAAGTCCGCGTTGATTTCCAAGTCCCAGGGGAAGGGGCGAAGTTCGATTATGCCTTCCGCCTTCCCGGCTGGTGCAGATCCTGTTCAGTGGAGCTTAACGGCGCAAAAGCAGATTACAAAAAAGCCGATGGTTATGCGATCATAAGCAGGGAATGGAAATCAGGCGACAGCCTTTCCATTGTGTTTGATATGCCCGTCAATTTTGTCGAGGCAAACCCCAAAGTCCGTGAAAATTCCGGCAAGCTTGCGATTACCCGGGGACCGGTGGTGTACTGTCTTGAAGAAGTTGATAACGGGAAGGAACTTTTTAAAATTCACGCAGATCTTGAAAATGGAAAGCCTCATAATCTTAAAACTGCATGGGAGAAAGATCTCCTCAGCGGTATTGTGACCCTTTCCTTTACAGGCAAAAAAGAAAAAGACTGGCCAAGCGATGCCCTCTACCGGCCTGTCGCCCCTGCTGCCCTGGAGGACAAGCTTATCAAGTGCATCCCTTACTATGCATGGACAAACCGCAATCCTGGCGAAATGACCGTGTGGATGAATAAATGA
- a CDS encoding NlpC/P60 family protein, with protein MGIKWDAIFKNEQRQFEKMSDAEKYIYALLLQYGSPYKWGQENPEGADCSGTVCLALFMATGLLIRTTADDLYKRFFTVKEPKAGSIRAAFFIDGKTGTATHVAGLAGEGIALNAQEPGARVKTIKELSDWFWQRGSSTAVRGLDRQAFERLAEKGNQYGLDEQLSLYF; from the coding sequence ATGGGTATTAAATGGGACGCTATCTTCAAAAATGAACAGCGACAGTTTGAAAAAATGTCGGATGCTGAAAAGTATATCTATGCGCTTCTGCTCCAATATGGCAGTCCCTATAAATGGGGACAGGAAAACCCGGAAGGGGCTGATTGTTCCGGTACGGTATGTCTTGCCTTGTTTATGGCAACAGGGCTTTTGATACGGACTACTGCTGACGATTTATACAAGCGGTTTTTCACCGTGAAAGAACCGAAGGCGGGCAGTATACGGGCGGCATTTTTTATTGACGGTAAGACGGGGACAGCCACCCATGTTGCGGGACTGGCTGGTGAGGGGATTGCGCTTAACGCACAGGAGCCGGGGGCACGGGTAAAGACCATAAAGGAATTATCTGACTGGTTCTGGCAGCGGGGCAGTTCTACGGCGGTACGGGGGCTTGATCGGCAAGCCTTTGAACGGCTTGCGGAAAAGGGAAACCAGTACGGACTGGATGAACAGTTGTCTCTTTACTTTTGA